GCATTTAGTAAATCTCTTTGGAGCAAAGAAAGTCCGTACACATTTAACCCATCCATCAACATTCACATTTTGACTTGAAGAGAAACCTAGCTCCTTCATTGATGGAAATTGATGTTTATTTTTTCCATATATATGGATGCCCACTAAAACCTCCAGCATTAGGCATCAACAACAACACTAATAATAAAAGAATCTCGAAAAATCAACAAAAATAAGGAATAGATCTTATCAAAATGAGAACTGAAAGCAATATCAATATGCAACCGCAAAACTAATGAACACAATAACAGAATAAGTTGATGATTATGAAAAgcaaagataaaataaaataataaaaagagataCCTTCTCATTCAGATGTGAGGCAAGATATAAAGGCCAAGGTGGCCGGTCAATGCATAAACATAAAAAAGTAAAATGTGAAAGCAATTCCATACCAGTATTAAATCAGCAGCCGGCAAGAATTCAACTTGATGGGTCACAAAAATCACCGTCTTACTTGCTAGTGCTGTCAATATGTATTCCTGCAGTTCCATATCATATGTTCAGCAAATAGATTTATTTGAACAGCAATATTCATGATTCTTTGGGCAGATCTAACCTTGAACAACTCAGAACCTGTGTGTGCATCAACAGCACTAAAGGGATCATCAAGTAAATAAATATCTGCATCTTGATATAGTGCCCTTGCAAGCTGTACCCGTTGCTTCTGGCCACCACTCAAATTTATACCTCTATCACCAATGATGGTCTGATCGCCATGTGAGAAAAGTTCCAAATCTTTTTTCAGTGAACAAGCATGGATAACATTTTTGTACTTTGCTTTATCCATTGGGCTGCCAAAAAGaatattttcttcaatatttCCAGATTGTATCCATGCTGACTGGGAAACATAAGCAGCAGTGCCACAAATTCTTACCTGGGAAAAAAGGAGAGAACAAATTTAGGAATTTTCAATTATCAATAACTGAGGAAAGAAGAAATCATGGTTGATAGAAAAATAACATTAATCATAAATTGAAAGATAAGGTAAAAAAAAAAGGCCTAAATTAACATACTTCACCAGAGATTTTGGGAATCTCTCCAAGGATGCAAGAGAGAAAGCTTGATTTTCCGGAGCCAACCATGCCACAGACAGCTACACGCATCCCTCTCTGCACCTTCATATGAATGCCTGATAAAGTGGgccttgaagaagaagaagaagggtccCAACAGAACTCACCATCATTAATTTCTATGGCCATGTTTGTCGTACATCGTGGCAAAACAAGGGTTGCATCATCCTGCAACTCTTCTTCCTGCAGGAATCCAGAAATTCGATCAAGGGAAACTTTTGTCTGGGCCATCATTGAAACCAAGTCAGGGAAATTCCTGAGTGGTTCTTGTAGTATTCTGAAAGTGGCCAGAGCAGAAAGAACACCTCCCGCAGTGAGCTGACCACCCAACAATATTGAAGTACCAAAAGTAACAGCTGCAACAAATATGGGAGAGCTCCAGAAAATGAATGTAATAAAAGCTTGTGAATAGAGGGCCTTTCGAAGCCACCTAAACTCCACATGCCGCATCTCCTCCAACTTCACTCGATACCTTTCCTCCCAAGCTTGCAGCTTCAGAATCCTCATATTCCTTAGACACTCAGAAGTTTTCCTCATCCTGTCATCCTTCGCAGCCATTAATTTGTCTTGATAATCTTCTTGTATCTTAGCCAGAGGGACACTAACAATTATAGAGATAATGGTGGAAACTAAAGTTGCAATAGAAGCAATTCCAACATTCTTATACAAAATTGCAAGGGCAAGAATTATTTGCAAGGGAAGCATCCATATGTCATGGAGATACCAAGAGTAGTCCCCCACTCTCTGGACATCAACTGCCATGTAATTAACAATTTCTCCACTAGTGTGACTTTGCTTGGCCAAGCTTGAGAGCCTGAGTCCTTTTCGGTACACCATTGCTGTCAGAGCCGACCTGACATGCATGCCCAAAATATCAACACCAAGATACCATTGCCGGGTTGTTAAGGTCTCCACAAGCTTGGCCGAGAAGAATATCCCAGCTAGAATATATCCTTCATGAGGGAAAGTCTCCTTCCCCCCTAAATACTCAACAAAGTAGCTTATCATGTACGGACCCACATATGAGACAAGTGTATTTACCAAGGCAAATATGGCATTGCAAGCCGCTTCCTTCCAGAATGACTTGAGAATTGACCAAGCTAAAGAAGGCTGCTTTGAAGGATTTTCTGCCTTCAATTTCTCCCAGTTCAAATTTAAAACCTTATAATTAGTCTTAGCTCGATCTTTTGGAGCAAGAAGGGGAATGTCCTTAAGCTCAAGCGGTCTCTTTGCACCAATAGAAAGAAGTGGGTTTAACCAGGAAAGAGTAGCCAAGCTAAACAGCCCAGCATTACTGTAAGGAGTAACCTTGAGACACCCTGACTCTTCTTCAAGAAGCAATGGCTCTTGAAGATCAGAATTCCTACAAACTTGTATTCCAGTAATACCTCTAACTGCTACAAAACATAGAAAAGCAATAGCTGGAGTTGCAGCTAAATTCACCACAACATGAGAATTCAAATGCTTCGCACCTTCAACCAGAAAACTCCTCCCATCCACATACAAATTACACAAGCTGATAAAAAATGAGAAAAGCCACCATACTCTCAACAACAGAGGGAATTTCTCAGACGCCTTAAATTTACAATGAAGAGCTGAAAAGCTCAACACAAACCAAGCTAAACTTTGTGCAGCAGGCAAAGCAATTATAGACCAATCCACAACTTTCCCATTGACAGCCTCTCTAATCAAAGCAACACCATCAAACCCCAACGCCAAAAATTGCAAAAACAAAACATAGAAACAACAAAGTAGGACCAACTTAAACCCGGTACTGACTGTAACAACTCGAATCTCTCCATCAGCAGTACTTCGTCGAATTGGGCTTGAACTGGCAACTGGTGTATCATCCTTCAGCAATCTAATTCTACTAACACACACCAATATTTGCCTCGCAGATATTATGAAGAGAAAGACGAGGAAAAGCGTCAAATTGATGCAAGTTGAGGCTAGTTCAAATACGGGCAGGCCCTGAATTGCCTTCAAAACGGAGTGTGTCGATTGCGTGACGGTGTCATTAAGCAAGAAGGTGATACCCATTATCGACAATGGTAAGTTGGTGATTGAGATGAGCGAGTCGATGGTGGTGATGGTGGTGTTAGACTAGTTAATAATAAGCAGCAAAATGAGTAAGAGAGATCGAATCGTGTAGAGAAGGGCATTTCACCATCTGGATAATCAAAGGAGACTATAGCTCTTTGGAGATAGAATCTGCAGACACATTGCACATGGAAACAAACGGATTATTTTATCAACACGGTACACGAAGAGACAAAGAAaccgagagagggagagagataaAAGACAGAGAAgaattgttttgagctttggtttGTATCTTTCTCCTTTCACTCTGTGTGCGTCTCTCCCTACGTTATCTAGAGAGAAACACCAGGAGACAAAGAGATGGACGCAAAATCTCAAAATCTGGAAACAACCCAGTTGAGAAAACACCAAAACAACCTGACCTTGAAGTTCGTTTTTCCTAAGCCGGTGGCGATTGCCGAGGCGACCCTGTGATGGAGAGGCACCTCTTTACCTCCACGCCAAGCTCATCTCTGCTCCTCCTCTCAAACGCCCACAACACCCCCGCCCCCACACACACAGGGACACGACACAGAAGATAGAGAGAGAGCCAGAGAAGCCGTACCCCCACTCTAACTAACAATTCCACAATGAGTTACCGCATAAAGATTTTGCGAGAaacctgagagagagagagaaatcccCCCCTCTCGCTCTATATATATAATGTATATATTAATAAAGCTTTTGGCTACCTTTGGTTGTTGCAGCACTCGCCGTGTCTTGGAGGGGCGGTGAAATGAAAGTTTTTaaagattaaaaagaaaaatatatatatattaaaaccaTAAAAACTCTATTGGGTTTCTGCTGGCATATAGTTTCATGGTGGTATCACTTCTCTGTTTGCTGCTATATATACAGAGGCAGGCCATCAGAGTAAGCTGCAACCATGTGTGAAGTTTTTAGAGAGAGAGAATATTATTCAGCAATTATAGGAATATTATTCACATTAGTTGATGAATGAGATCTTGATGGGATCTCATACTGTTTTGCAAACTAAATATTATCAGATTATACCTTCCAAATTGGTTTTGCTTCTTCTTGCTATTGGTTTTGTGATATTTCAGAAATTTAGTTGGGAAGTGCTTTTCACTATGATCATTTTTTCACTATAattgaaattatataaaattcaacaaaattcatTGAGAAATGCTATTTATTATCATGTTTTCTATGTAATTTCACCGAAGAATATTAATAAGATTGAATTTAATAGTAAGACTCATTACACTTTTAAGATAAGAATTTAGATTCGAGATTTAGAAAATATCTATTGAGAGAGGTAGCCGTAaagtcttatttttatttttaataattaatcttaTGTAAGGtagaataaatataaaaaaataaaaaaaattgagaaaaatattatataaataaattttatgattttttgaatttgtttaattttaattaaaattttataattttaaagataatattaattgttttattaataatataaaatttcaataataaatatTGTTTTCATAAATTATAATACTATTGGTTGATGCTTGTAGGGCATGAGGTGTCATATATGGTGGTGGATTCATGAGTGAGATGCCATAATTGTAAGCTTTTTGAGGTCATTATTCTATAAGGATTCATGTTAGAGGTTTGTGAAAGTAAGGCCAATATGGGTACAATCTTGAAAGTCTAAGGGTTCCTGAAAACTCCCCATACAATTGCCCTATGTTTTTTGGACTATATTTAAGGCTTAATGGCCCCAGAAATAAAGGGATAGGCAGTGGATACCCAAGgtaattttgcatattgtttgATATTGAATGCCATCAGAAGTCAGCTACCCCACTTATCCATCCCCTCTCAACTCACCCATTGTGTTTGGCTTTTACCAATTTATGAAGACATAACATTCAATTTGAGCTTTTATTAATAGGTATTTGAGTTGTTTCAAAGCCATGAGGTTATATTTGAATTTAAAtagaagtaaattatatataaaaaaattaatttcattttctatTTGTTGATAATATCTAATttagattaatttaaattttataattaaattgagaCATTTTATACTTTTTccaaattaatataatttcttagaaaaataataaaatattattattttaaagcaAGATAAACATAAATGGGTGTCCAACTTTGAAAAACAAGAGaagtaaaattaagaaaatataaaacaaGGAGAAGTTAAACCAAATTAACTTAAATCTTATTTTGGTAGAGACAGCTCCAAATTCAATATATGGAACGATGTTGTGCCTGTTTGTCATTGCGTTTAGAAGCTTATgttttttctgaataaaagtatcattctaaatataaaaaaaaatagtttaaaaaaattattttattatttaagtgtttttatgattaaaatttattcaatttaattttaaattattttttaatactctttaatgAGTATATCTAAAAAGTTATTTTCTCAACAGCAGTTCAAACAGTAATACCAAACAAGCCTGTTAACAGGCATCCAAACTCATGAATAAGAGCAAATTTCACAACATCATAAAAGTAAaacaatatatgtataaaaattacATTACAATACATTTTATAAAGATTGTTACTTTCCTTGTGGTGGAACATGGAGGACAACTCATGATTAAATTTTATAGGAAAAGAAAACACTTCAATCTTTTTAAAAGATATATCTCAAATTGTTTGGAAACAATTTAAAagacaatcaattcagaaaaTCCCATTTGATAATTCTTATCATTATATGAAATTATTGCATATGTTCATAGCAAGACAAAACATCctcataacaaatcaattttaattaaagttattttttaaactataaaattttgaattcaacccttaattagaaaattattaataattgacTAAAATATCCTTGTGATACCTTGAAAAAAAAAGtgataaaaagagataaacacatTGGAAATAACAATGGACAAgagtaaagtaaaaaaaaaaagtaaaataatgcttccttaattttctaaaataatcattaaaattagataaaaaatattttctaaaatatcACTTAAAATGAGACGAAGggagtaaataatttatattactaaattattttttaaataataaattttatttttttaatgcacATTAAATaagaatataaattaataaataaattattattttaaaaagaaGAATGAACTATAATTTGAGatagatataaaaaataataattctaaatTGAGatagatataaaaaaaataataattctatcttTTGAAATATAACAcccattaaaaaaattcaaaaaataaagttaaaaagtTGATGTGTTGTTTTCTCAATAAAGTGGATTATTTTGGCTTTTTCCTATCCCATTCTACTTTAGCCAACCATAAAGCTATTGTTTAGTCAATCCCCAAATTAAGAAGcatttgttttgttttgttttttttttttaatatgaagaAGCATTCTTGCCTAACAAAGGTATCACTTTTGACAATAAGCAAACTTTGCATCAACCTTTTTCttaatctttaaaaaaaaaaaaattcttttgatAATATATACAATTCAAATTGATTCATGTCCAactcatttattttaatttttataggaAGTGACAAAACCACAACTTATTGAGTGGGGCAAGAGATGTACCTTCATAGTGGCTTGAGTTTCTATTAATAAATAAATGtgttaatattatatttattactgTAAAGTGTTTGATTTGActcataaattaatttatttataaataaaaagttataaataaattagcatttaatttgacttataaattaaaaatactatttaAAATAAGTCATAAACTATAAGTAAtactttatttttattgatttatttattttaaattacttttaactaaataaaaaattatattatcctaataatttttaaaaaatattaatacgaTCCTCATTTTAACAATtacaatatgtttttttttttataattttaataaattaaatatttttaagtaTATTTTATCTAAACACTTAAAACtattaaaaagttatttttaagtGATTTTGTCAAACAattttaattacttatttttaatttaattcataaattaaaaatatattttaaattaaaaattaaaaataagtagtcaaattaaaattctctaaatttatttaatacactCATTAAAATGTTTTTGTTCctctatttatataaaatttggaTGTGTGAGAGATTTTGTCAAAATGTTCACTTAatataacacattaaaattttataattatcatTAAAAATTTGACACAAATACTTATTATAGTTAGCGTGCACCGACTATAATGTaagatataaaattaataaaaatattatattttattgttcGGTAAATTAAGAACGAAGTTGAACACAATTATAACTTATTGGACGTCGtgctaatttatttttaagggtgaatatatatatatatatatatatatatatatatatcacccaattttatttttataattaaaattgatgcaataatataaaacatatttaaaataaatataatattattcaaGTAAATTTCAAGTAATGTGAATTTTAAGAGAGTAAATCACTAGTTAGTTTCTGTATTATAACAaaattatctatttaatttttatattttaaaaaatatattatttaattaattattatattttatttttattaaattatttagtcacTTCGTTAATTTTATTGTTAGTCAATACTGATCAAACTACTATTTAATCtatctattttaataaaactaattagttgatttttatattttagaaaacacattaattagtccttataatttgatttcattaattatttagtctcatAATTATCTTTTATACTTAAACTATCTTAATCTtctcctttattttttttcttatcctCTTTTATTTCACTCTTTATATTTCTTCACCTCTATACTCtcattcttctctttctcttattatctctttattttcatttattaataaaaatgataTAAACCCTATAGAGaagttaattaattttcttaaatttttaaataattaagaaaattgttattcactaaaaaaatataaaaataatgtcaAAGAGTcaaaagtttttttaaaaaaatataaatataaatttaattgttacataataaaatatatatttttatctaataatatattttttaaaattttgagtttttcaaaatataaaaattaactaactaatttctttaaaatagaataattaaataataatttaaatagtatgaataataaaaaaattaatagaaaaattaaataatttaataaaaataaaatataaattttaaataatatgttttttaaaatataaatattaaaaattaatttcattaaaatataaaaattaaataataatttttcctttctcttagcTTAGATcaacattaattaattatatgaatctTTAATaacttatagtttttttttttggaaaatatTTCTTATACTCTTTGTATTGTGATTGTATAAAGGTGTTTGTTTTATTAAACAGTTCTCATTGAATAAGCGCGTTCATTTGTTATATCATGTaatctttaaaaattaaataatttaaataattttaaaaataaagttttttttttcgcTTGTTTTGGCATTGGTGATTAGGATATTCACATTAAGCATGTGCCAAAAATGTAATATCtaatttaataaaacaataatttaaaaaaaaattaattgttgcATTCTCTAATTTGGTCATATCACATCAGTTTTTGGAATGGACCAACGTTACACCCTTCTTAGTCTAAGTCTAGTCCTTGGCCTcttgaaatttttaaattaatccctATTAGGTAATATTagctattttaaattaaattattttaattaatatcaaAACTAATAAGTTTccatattattatataaattaagtcacttttattttattataattttttat
This sequence is a window from Hevea brasiliensis isolate MT/VB/25A 57/8 chromosome 10, ASM3005281v1, whole genome shotgun sequence. Protein-coding genes within it:
- the LOC110639695 gene encoding ABC transporter C family member 5, whose amino-acid sequence is MGITFLLNDTVTQSTHSVLKAIQGLPVFELASTCINLTLFLVFLFIISARQILVCVSRIRLLKDDTPVASSSPIRRSTADGEIRVVTVSTGFKLVLLCCFYVLFLQFLALGFDGVALIREAVNGKVVDWSIIALPAAQSLAWFVLSFSALHCKFKASEKFPLLLRVWWLFSFFISLCNLYVDGRSFLVEGAKHLNSHVVVNLAATPAIAFLCFVAVRGITGIQVCRNSDLQEPLLLEEESGCLKVTPYSNAGLFSLATLSWLNPLLSIGAKRPLELKDIPLLAPKDRAKTNYKVLNLNWEKLKAENPSKQPSLAWSILKSFWKEAACNAIFALVNTLVSYVGPYMISYFVEYLGGKETFPHEGYILAGIFFSAKLVETLTTRQWYLGVDILGMHVRSALTAMVYRKGLRLSSLAKQSHTSGEIVNYMAVDVQRVGDYSWYLHDIWMLPLQIILALAILYKNVGIASIATLVSTIISIIVSVPLAKIQEDYQDKLMAAKDDRMRKTSECLRNMRILKLQAWEERYRVKLEEMRHVEFRWLRKALYSQAFITFIFWSSPIFVAAVTFGTSILLGGQLTAGGVLSALATFRILQEPLRNFPDLVSMMAQTKVSLDRISGFLQEEELQDDATLVLPRCTTNMAIEINDGEFCWDPSSSSSRPTLSGIHMKVQRGMRVAVCGMVGSGKSSFLSCILGEIPKISGEVRICGTAAYVSQSAWIQSGNIEENILFGSPMDKAKYKNVIHACSLKKDLELFSHGDQTIIGDRGINLSGGQKQRVQLARALYQDADIYLLDDPFSAVDAHTGSELFKEYILTALASKTVIFVTHQVEFLPAADLILVLKEGRIIQAGKYDDLLQAGTDFKALVSAHHEAIGAMDIPTHSSDDSDESLSLDGSVIFNKKCDATGSNVDILAKEVQESASVSDQKAIKEKKKAKRSRKKQLVQEEERVRGRVNMKVYLSYMAAAYKGLLIPLIILAQALFQFLQIASNWWMAWANPQTEGGQPRVSPMVLLGVYMALAFGSSWFIFVRAVLVATFGLAAAQKLFLKMLTSVFRAPMSFFDSTPAGRILNRVSIDQSVVDLDIPFRLGGFASTTIQLLGIVGVMTKVTWQVLLLVVPMAITCLWMQKYYMASSRELVRIVSIQKSPIIHLFGESIAGAATIRGFGQEKRFMKRNLYLLDCFARPFFCSLAAIEWLCLRMELLSTFVFAFCMILLVSFPHGSIDPSMAGLAVTYGLNLNARLSRWILSFCKLENKIISIERIYQYSQIPSEAPSVIESFRTPSSWPENGTIELIDLKVRYAENLPMVLHGISCAFPGGSKIGIVGRTGSGKSTLIQALFRLIEPAEGRIIIDNIDISTIGLHDLRSRLSIIPQDPTLFEGTIRGNLDPLEEHSDQEIWQALDKSQLGEVVRMKEQKLDTPVLENGDNWSVGQRQLVSLGRALLKQARILVLDEATASVDTATDNLLQKILRTEFKNCTVCTIAHRIPTVIDSDLVLVLSDGRVAEFDTPVRLLEDKSSMFLKLVTEYSSRSSGIPDF